One part of the Halobacteria archaeon AArc-dxtr1 genome encodes these proteins:
- a CDS encoding DNA polymerase II large subunit, whose product MREEDTRYFSRLESQLDEAFDVAERAKERGADPKPEVEIPVAKDMADRVENILGIDGVAERVRELEGEMSREEAALELAEDFAEGRVGDYETKAGKVEGAVRTAVALLTEGVVAAPIEGIDKVELLQNGDGSEFVNVYYAGPIRSAGGTAQALSVLVADYTRALVGLSQYDARDDEVERYAEEVALYDKETGLQYTPKDKETKFIAKHLPIMLDGEATGDEEVSGFRDLERVDTNNARGGMCLVMAEGIALKAPKIQRYTRNLDEIDWPWLQDLIDGTYGDDAGDADGADEGGADGEGESEDDEDTEHADDDEGATTNGDSDADDPAGPPRVEKSTKFLRDLIAGRPVFSHPCANGGFRLRYGRARNHGFATAGVHPAAMHLVDDFLATGTQIKTERPGKAAGVVPVDSIEGPTVKLANGDVRQVDDPEEALEIRNGVEKILDLGEYLVNYGEFVENNHPLAPASYTPEWWIQDLEAAGADVQAFEDDPSIDLEHPDADRVLEWARKYDAPLHPTYTYLWHDLSVGDFCALADAVADGWIEGADFDAAADVGDGTLVLEYAADTRSALETIVIEHRQRPDDGRLEIDDWRPFVRTLGCEIRQTATDGASEAGPPDAPAGGRALGESDVKLVRTWDDDDLSQRAHNWSHEGEEPGDNAIEAVNEVAPFAVRERAPTRVGNRMGRPEKSESRDLSPAVHTLFPIGEAGGTQRNVADAATHAETMSDTPGVVEVQIGRQRCPDCETETFKNRCPECDARTKPDYRCPDCDQRVDPDDAGRVECGRCEIEATCVENREVDIHGEYRDALESVGERENAFEILKGVKGLMSTTKVPEPIEKGVLRAKHDVSAFKDGTVRYDMTDLPVTSVRASELDIDVGQLQALGYEEDIHGEPLVHEDQLVELNVQDVVLSDGAAQHMMQTANFIDDLLEQYYGLEPFYEIEDRQELVGELVFGMAPHTSAATVGRVIGFTSAAVGYAHPYFHAAKRRNCDGDEDCVMLLMDGLLNFSISFLPDKRGGRMDAPLVMSSRIDPSEIDDEAHNMDIVSQYPREFYLETLEQADPEEIDIQIGEDTLGTDGEYTGFEHTHDTTDIAMGPDLSAYKTLGSMMDKMDAQLELSRKLEAVDETDVAERVIEYHFLPDLIGNLRAFSRQETRCLDCGEKFRRMPLTGDCRECGGRVNLTVHKGSVNKYMQTAINVADEYDCRDYTKQRLEVLEKALESIFENDKNKQSGIEDFM is encoded by the coding sequence ATGCGCGAGGAAGACACCCGGTACTTTTCGCGGCTCGAATCCCAGCTCGACGAGGCGTTCGACGTCGCAGAGCGAGCAAAAGAACGTGGTGCGGACCCGAAACCCGAAGTCGAGATCCCCGTCGCGAAGGACATGGCCGACCGGGTCGAGAACATCCTCGGTATCGACGGCGTCGCCGAGCGCGTCCGCGAGCTCGAAGGTGAGATGTCCCGCGAGGAGGCCGCCCTCGAACTCGCGGAAGACTTCGCTGAGGGGCGAGTCGGCGACTACGAGACCAAAGCCGGGAAGGTCGAGGGTGCAGTCCGGACCGCGGTCGCGCTCCTGACGGAGGGTGTCGTCGCAGCCCCAATCGAGGGAATCGACAAGGTCGAACTGTTACAGAACGGGGACGGCTCCGAGTTCGTCAACGTCTACTACGCCGGGCCGATTCGCTCGGCTGGCGGGACCGCCCAGGCGCTGTCGGTGCTCGTCGCCGACTACACCCGTGCGCTCGTCGGGCTCTCCCAGTACGACGCTCGCGACGACGAGGTCGAGCGCTACGCCGAAGAGGTCGCCCTCTACGACAAGGAGACCGGCCTGCAGTATACGCCCAAGGACAAGGAGACAAAATTCATCGCCAAACACCTCCCGATCATGTTAGATGGGGAGGCGACGGGCGACGAGGAAGTCTCGGGCTTCCGCGATCTCGAGCGCGTCGACACTAACAACGCCCGGGGCGGAATGTGTCTCGTCATGGCTGAGGGGATCGCCCTCAAAGCACCCAAGATCCAGCGCTACACCCGCAATTTGGACGAGATCGACTGGCCGTGGCTTCAGGATCTGATCGACGGCACCTACGGCGACGACGCTGGCGACGCCGACGGGGCCGACGAAGGCGGAGCCGACGGAGAGGGCGAGAGTGAAGACGACGAGGACACCGAGCACGCTGACGATGACGAAGGGGCGACGACGAACGGCGATTCCGACGCCGACGACCCGGCTGGTCCGCCCCGCGTCGAGAAGTCGACGAAGTTCCTCCGCGATCTGATCGCCGGCCGACCCGTCTTCTCACACCCCTGTGCGAACGGCGGCTTCCGCCTTCGGTACGGTCGGGCGCGCAACCACGGCTTCGCGACCGCAGGCGTCCATCCCGCCGCGATGCACCTCGTCGACGACTTCCTCGCGACCGGCACTCAAATCAAGACCGAACGGCCCGGGAAGGCCGCCGGTGTCGTCCCGGTCGACTCTATCGAGGGTCCGACCGTCAAACTCGCCAACGGCGACGTTCGCCAGGTAGACGACCCCGAGGAGGCTCTCGAGATCAGAAACGGCGTCGAGAAGATTCTGGACCTCGGGGAGTACCTCGTCAACTACGGTGAGTTCGTCGAGAACAACCACCCCCTCGCGCCCGCCTCTTACACTCCCGAGTGGTGGATTCAGGATCTCGAAGCGGCAGGCGCGGACGTTCAGGCGTTCGAAGACGATCCCAGTATCGACCTCGAGCACCCCGACGCCGACCGTGTCCTGGAGTGGGCACGCAAGTACGATGCCCCGCTCCACCCCACGTACACCTACCTCTGGCACGACCTTTCGGTAGGCGACTTTTGTGCCCTCGCAGACGCGGTCGCGGACGGCTGGATCGAGGGCGCCGATTTCGACGCCGCAGCTGACGTCGGCGACGGCACACTCGTCCTCGAGTACGCTGCGGATACCCGTAGCGCGCTCGAAACGATCGTCATCGAACACCGCCAGCGCCCTGACGACGGTCGACTCGAGATCGACGACTGGCGTCCGTTCGTTCGGACGCTCGGCTGTGAGATCCGCCAGACGGCGACCGACGGCGCGTCTGAGGCGGGCCCACCAGATGCACCCGCTGGCGGCCGCGCTCTTGGCGAGTCCGACGTCAAACTCGTGCGCACTTGGGACGACGATGATCTCTCTCAGCGCGCGCACAACTGGAGTCACGAGGGCGAGGAACCGGGCGACAACGCCATCGAGGCCGTCAACGAGGTCGCCCCCTTCGCGGTCCGAGAGCGCGCGCCAACGCGCGTCGGCAACCGGATGGGTCGCCCGGAGAAGTCCGAGAGCCGAGATCTGAGTCCCGCCGTCCACACGCTTTTCCCCATCGGCGAAGCCGGCGGCACGCAGCGAAACGTCGCCGACGCCGCCACACACGCCGAGACGATGTCCGACACCCCCGGCGTCGTCGAGGTCCAGATCGGCCGCCAGCGCTGCCCCGACTGCGAGACGGAGACGTTCAAGAACCGCTGCCCGGAGTGTGACGCCCGGACGAAACCCGACTACCGGTGTCCCGACTGCGACCAGCGCGTCGATCCCGACGACGCCGGCCGCGTCGAGTGCGGCCGCTGTGAGATCGAAGCGACCTGCGTCGAGAATCGCGAGGTCGATATCCACGGCGAGTACCGCGACGCCCTCGAATCGGTCGGCGAGCGCGAGAACGCCTTCGAGATCCTGAAGGGAGTCAAGGGGCTGATGTCGACGACGAAGGTCCCCGAACCCATCGAGAAGGGCGTTTTGCGAGCCAAGCACGACGTCTCGGCGTTCAAAGACGGCACCGTCCGCTACGACATGACCGACCTCCCCGTGACCTCGGTTCGAGCCAGTGAGCTCGACATCGACGTCGGCCAGCTGCAGGCACTCGGCTACGAGGAAGATATTCACGGCGAACCCCTCGTCCACGAGGACCAGCTTGTCGAGCTAAACGTCCAAGACGTCGTGCTCTCCGACGGCGCGGCCCAGCACATGATGCAGACCGCGAACTTCATCGACGATCTACTCGAGCAGTACTACGGCCTCGAGCCGTTCTACGAGATCGAGGACCGCCAGGAGCTGGTCGGTGAGCTCGTCTTCGGGATGGCACCCCACACGAGCGCCGCAACTGTCGGAAGAGTGATTGGATTCACGAGCGCCGCAGTCGGATACGCACATCCGTACTTTCACGCCGCGAAGCGCCGCAACTGTGATGGTGACGAAGATTGTGTGATGCTCCTCATGGATGGCCTATTGAACTTCAGTATCAGTTTCTTGCCAGATAAGAGAGGGGGGCGTATGGATGCGCCGCTCGTCATGTCCTCGCGTATCGATCCCTCCGAAATCGACGACGAGGCACACAATATGGACATCGTTAGCCAGTATCCCCGCGAGTTCTATCTCGAGACCTTAGAGCAGGCAGACCCCGAGGAGATCGACATCCAGATCGGTGAGGACACGCTCGGCACCGACGGCGAGTACACCGGCTTCGAACACACCCACGATACGACCGACATCGCGATGGGGCCGGACCTCTCAGCGTACAAGACGCTCGGCTCGATGATGGACAAGATGGACGCCCAGCTCGAACTCTCACGCAAGCTTGAGGCAGTCGACGAGACCGACGTCGCAGAGCGAGTCATCGAGTACCACTTCCTCCCGGACCTGATCGGCAACCTACGCGCCTTCTCTCGCCAGGAAACCCGCTGTCTCGACTGTGGCGAGAAGTTCCGTCGGATGCCCCTGACCGGTGACTGCCGGGAGTGTGGTGGTCGGGTCAACCTCACCGTCCACAAGGGCTCGGTGAACAAGTACATGCAGACAGCGATCAACGTCGCTGACGAGTACGACTGTCGAGATTACACGAAACAGCGCCTCGAGGTCTTAGAAAAGGCTCTCGAGAGTATTTTCGAGAATGACAAGAACAAACAGTCGGGTATTGAAGACTTCATGTAG
- a CDS encoding DUF296 domain-containing protein, translating into MNYRAVETDGEYLARLETGADWRAEIEALAAAVDADAAWFTALGAVQDAELWFYDQDACEYSSIEFDEPLEVASCVGNVSLLDGQRFAHTHAVLSDADGAAFAGHLNEATVWAGEVYMRAFDASLEREYDETTELDLWL; encoded by the coding sequence ATGAACTATCGCGCCGTCGAGACGGACGGAGAGTACCTCGCCCGCCTCGAGACCGGGGCCGACTGGCGGGCCGAGATCGAGGCGCTCGCCGCGGCGGTCGACGCCGACGCCGCCTGGTTCACCGCACTCGGTGCGGTACAGGACGCCGAACTGTGGTTCTACGATCAGGACGCCTGTGAGTACTCGTCGATCGAGTTCGACGAACCGCTCGAGGTCGCCAGCTGCGTCGGAAACGTCTCGCTCTTAGACGGGCAGCGGTTTGCACACACCCACGCCGTGCTCTCGGACGCTGACGGGGCGGCGTTCGCAGGACACCTGAACGAGGCGACCGTCTGGGCCGGCGAAGTCTACATGCGGGCCTTCGACGCCTCCCTCGAGCGCGAATACGACGAGACGACCGAACTCGACCTCTGGCTCTGA
- a CDS encoding CBS domain-containing protein: protein MNVADAMTSGSAVVTVELPGTRGDVLEYLQERSFSSVPVVKPTDDGLEYRGLVSRDTLIEQPDEDQLVMLMDDVPTTTRETSLEAVAQTMVAEDARRVPVVDGEFEGIVTVTDVIHAIATGDQETDGEVASHASQNVNTTYEGAPLPVAERELSYANVPYTVALDDDGRMSGVLTEVDIIDVARIVEGEEETGNNFPDQDADYSWEGIKGVGSRYLPTRDIEIPAEPVRKFMSDDVVTVSRRTAIQEAAQRLISNDIEQIPLVAGDDLVGIVRDVDLLSALYE, encoded by the coding sequence ATGAACGTAGCCGACGCGATGACGTCCGGTTCGGCGGTCGTGACCGTCGAGTTGCCGGGAACGAGAGGCGACGTCCTCGAGTACCTCCAAGAGCGATCGTTTTCCTCGGTTCCGGTGGTCAAACCGACCGACGACGGACTCGAGTACCGCGGGCTGGTCTCGCGGGATACGCTGATCGAACAGCCCGACGAGGACCAGCTCGTCATGCTGATGGACGACGTGCCGACGACGACGCGCGAGACCTCCCTCGAAGCGGTCGCACAGACGATGGTCGCAGAAGATGCCCGTCGAGTTCCCGTCGTCGACGGGGAGTTCGAGGGGATCGTGACGGTGACCGACGTGATCCACGCGATCGCCACGGGTGACCAGGAGACCGACGGAGAGGTCGCGTCTCACGCCAGCCAGAACGTAAACACGACCTACGAGGGCGCGCCCCTCCCCGTCGCCGAGCGCGAACTGTCCTACGCGAACGTCCCCTACACCGTCGCACTCGACGACGACGGGCGTATGAGCGGCGTCTTAACCGAGGTCGACATCATCGACGTCGCCCGAATCGTCGAGGGCGAAGAGGAGACGGGGAACAACTTCCCCGACCAGGACGCCGACTACTCCTGGGAAGGTATCAAGGGCGTCGGCAGCCGCTACCTCCCGACTCGGGACATCGAGATTCCAGCCGAACCGGTCCGGAAGTTCATGAGCGACGACGTCGTGACCGTCTCACGACGGACCGCGATCCAGGAGGCCGCCCAGCGGCTGATCAGCAACGACATCGAGCAGATTCCGCTGGTCGCGGGCGACGACCTCGTCGGCATCGTCCGAGATGTCGACCTGCTGTCGGCGCTGTACGAGTGA
- the glyS gene encoding glycine--tRNA ligase: MTRARNEASDEPDTDVSEQLVELAKRRGYFFQSSGAYGGVGGFYTFGPQGAALKDNVEDAWRDRFALQEGNMEIDAPTIMPEPVFEASGHLDGFDDMLVECPECGESHRADHVVEDATDYEDAESLPVTEVEDVIAEYELVCPSCGAGLAGQAVEAFNLMFATQIGPGDSQPGYLRPETAQGIFVEFPRLKEYARNTLPFGVTQIGRAYRNEISPRRSIIRTREFTQAELEFFVDPDSEGPDLESVADVEVTLYPASEQNAEGGSEIRTTIGEAVEEGIVTDEWVAYFLGVARPWYEAVGVDMDRFRFRQHLSGERAHYAADCWDAEAEIDDNWIELAGFAHRGDYDLSKHAEHSGDRFTVFRQYDEPKTVERATVDPDMSYLGPEFGGDAQAVVGALEELAEQDRSAFEGDTVDIDLDGDIHGIPVEKTGFSVDEETKAGEHIVPHVVEPSFGVDRLVYTVLHHAYREDEVDGEERTFLELEPAIAPTFVGVFPLQSDDELEGQAEEIATELREAGLSVTYDDSGNIGRRYRRQDEVGTPFCVTVDYETVEQEPTTVTVRERDSTAQKRLPVDGLAETLSALREGEVAFEDVA, from the coding sequence ATGACACGAGCACGCAACGAAGCGAGCGACGAGCCAGACACGGACGTCAGCGAGCAGCTGGTAGAGCTCGCGAAGCGTCGGGGGTATTTCTTCCAGTCGTCGGGCGCCTACGGCGGCGTCGGCGGTTTCTACACGTTCGGACCACAGGGAGCAGCGCTGAAGGACAACGTCGAGGACGCCTGGCGCGACCGGTTCGCCCTCCAGGAGGGGAACATGGAGATCGACGCGCCGACTATCATGCCCGAGCCGGTCTTCGAGGCATCGGGCCACTTGGACGGCTTCGACGACATGCTGGTCGAGTGCCCCGAGTGTGGCGAGAGCCACCGGGCCGACCACGTCGTCGAGGACGCAACCGACTACGAGGACGCCGAGAGCCTCCCCGTCACCGAAGTCGAGGACGTCATCGCGGAGTACGAACTCGTCTGTCCCAGCTGCGGAGCCGGGTTGGCCGGCCAGGCTGTCGAGGCCTTTAACCTCATGTTCGCGACGCAGATCGGCCCCGGCGACTCCCAGCCAGGCTACCTGCGACCCGAGACCGCCCAGGGGATCTTCGTCGAGTTCCCCCGACTCAAAGAGTACGCCCGCAACACGCTGCCCTTCGGCGTCACCCAGATCGGACGGGCCTACCGCAACGAGATCAGCCCGCGCCGGTCGATCATCCGCACGCGAGAGTTTACCCAGGCCGAACTCGAGTTCTTCGTCGACCCCGACAGCGAGGGTCCCGACCTCGAGTCGGTCGCCGACGTCGAGGTAACGCTCTATCCCGCAAGCGAGCAGAACGCAGAGGGTGGGAGCGAGATCCGGACCACGATCGGTGAGGCCGTCGAGGAGGGAATCGTCACGGACGAGTGGGTCGCCTACTTCCTCGGTGTCGCCAGACCGTGGTACGAGGCCGTCGGCGTCGACATGGACCGGTTCCGGTTCCGCCAGCACCTCTCAGGCGAGCGCGCCCACTACGCCGCAGACTGCTGGGACGCCGAGGCCGAGATCGACGACAACTGGATCGAGCTCGCAGGATTCGCCCACCGCGGCGACTACGACCTCTCGAAACACGCCGAACACTCCGGCGACCGCTTTACCGTCTTCCGGCAGTACGACGAGCCCAAAACGGTCGAGCGCGCGACGGTCGACCCGGACATGAGCTACCTCGGACCGGAGTTCGGCGGCGACGCTCAGGCCGTGGTCGGGGCACTCGAGGAACTTGCAGAACAGGATCGGTCGGCGTTCGAGGGTGACACAGTCGACATTGATCTCGACGGCGACATCCACGGGATTCCCGTCGAAAAGACCGGCTTTTCGGTCGATGAGGAGACCAAAGCCGGGGAACACATCGTCCCCCACGTCGTCGAACCCTCCTTCGGCGTCGACCGCCTCGTCTACACCGTCCTCCACCACGCCTACCGCGAGGATGAGGTTGACGGCGAGGAGCGCACCTTCCTCGAACTCGAACCGGCGATCGCCCCAACCTTCGTCGGCGTCTTCCCGCTGCAAAGCGACGACGAGCTGGAGGGACAGGCCGAGGAGATCGCCACCGAACTCCGCGAGGCCGGGCTCTCCGTGACCTACGACGACTCGGGGAACATCGGCCGGCGCTACCGCCGCCAGGACGAGGTCGGGACGCCGTTTTGCGTGACCGTCGACTACGAGACGGTCGAACAGGAGCCGACGACGGTCACGGTTCGCGAGCGCGATTCGACCGCCCAGAAGCGCCTCCCGGTCGACGGCCTCGCCGAAACGCTGTCGGCGCTTCGCGAGGGCGAGGTCGCCTTCGAGGACGTGGCGTAG
- a CDS encoding dolichol kinase, producing the protein MADELKRRLVHASGAGLVALWLLAQSLEAGLTWALFGALMVGLSVGVLVLEFLRLRVGLEWWIYEKLTREYEADQFAGYGYYMLSMTAVVLVFPPEIALPAMLMLAIGDPVSGAVSDDTLRRVKGAKVLVTMFVVSAMLAAPFLAEYPQAVVAAALGATLADGVTVRIGDYIVDDNLTIPIYAAVLAWLAIEFVPL; encoded by the coding sequence ATGGCCGACGAACTGAAGCGACGGCTGGTCCACGCGAGCGGCGCCGGCCTCGTCGCGCTCTGGCTGCTCGCCCAGTCTCTCGAGGCGGGACTCACCTGGGCGCTGTTCGGCGCCCTGATGGTCGGCCTCTCGGTCGGCGTCCTCGTCCTCGAGTTCCTCCGGCTCCGGGTCGGCCTCGAGTGGTGGATCTACGAGAAGCTCACCCGCGAGTACGAGGCAGACCAGTTCGCCGGCTACGGCTACTACATGCTGAGCATGACGGCCGTCGTGCTCGTCTTCCCGCCCGAGATTGCCCTCCCCGCGATGTTGATGCTCGCGATCGGCGACCCCGTAAGTGGGGCGGTCTCCGACGACACGCTCCGGCGGGTGAAAGGGGCCAAGGTACTCGTCACAATGTTCGTCGTGAGCGCCATGCTGGCCGCACCGTTCCTCGCCGAGTACCCCCAGGCCGTCGTGGCGGCCGCACTCGGCGCAACGCTGGCCGACGGCGTGACGGTTCGCATCGGCGACTACATCGTCGACGACAACCTGACGATCCCAATCTACGCGGCCGTGCTGGCGTGGCTTGCGATCGAGTTCGTCCCTCTCTAA
- a CDS encoding flavin reductase family protein: protein MPTYDANSLSPGEAGHLLSAVVSPRPIAWISTTSAAGVDNLAPFSAYTHVSAEPPIVAVAIGNREDGRPKDTLRNARETGAFAINLVTPSLVEATDATAADLPPEESEFDVAGVERGACDRIDPPRVADAPVTLECVHHDDLAVGDRTLLFGRVVAVHVVDGVLSDGAISHGTISDEASNELIDASELDAVGHLGRTTYARTEELELD from the coding sequence ATGCCCACCTACGACGCCAACTCCCTCTCTCCAGGTGAAGCCGGCCACCTTCTTTCTGCGGTCGTCTCGCCACGTCCGATCGCCTGGATCAGTACGACGAGCGCCGCGGGCGTCGACAACCTCGCCCCCTTCAGCGCCTACACGCACGTCTCCGCGGAGCCACCCATCGTCGCAGTCGCGATCGGAAACCGGGAGGACGGACGACCCAAGGACACGCTTCGAAATGCCCGCGAGACCGGTGCGTTCGCGATCAATCTCGTGACCCCGTCGCTGGTCGAGGCGACCGACGCGACCGCCGCCGACCTCCCGCCCGAGGAAAGCGAGTTCGACGTTGCCGGCGTCGAACGCGGCGCCTGCGATCGGATCGATCCGCCTCGAGTCGCGGACGCGCCGGTCACGCTCGAGTGCGTCCACCACGACGACCTCGCCGTCGGCGACCGGACGCTACTGTTCGGCCGGGTCGTCGCCGTCCACGTCGTGGACGGGGTGCTCTCGGACGGAGCGATTTCGCATGGGACGATTTCAGACGAGGCGAGTAACGAGTTGATCGACGCCTCGGAGCTCGACGCCGTCGGCCACCTCGGACGGACGACGTACGCGCGGACGGAAGAACTCGAACTGGATTAG
- a CDS encoding ABC transporter permease, whose translation MSRLAALSLFVREDIRDTRRERQLQIFVGLYVLLSLFMTYTAGRSAGSDEATVAEPLLPLFTMFTVLLTLGFFAPAVVERRASGALKVVLGLPVSRGTVVFGTFLGRSIVICGALFAAFLAAVPVALVQGVPLDPVGFVGALLLLSLLGVTFTALSIGLSAISRTTTRATAGAMGLFLLFYFQLWTAVPQALLYARHGFSMPDASPEWVTFVEALNPVAAYTHLVSGLFEDVSPGTLVQPPAEPAFYERPGFALGILLGWIVVSVGLGYHRFRSADL comes from the coding sequence GTGAGCCGCCTCGCTGCACTCTCGCTGTTCGTCCGCGAGGATATCCGCGACACGCGACGCGAGCGTCAGTTACAGATCTTCGTCGGGCTCTACGTGCTGTTGAGCTTGTTTATGACCTACACTGCAGGCCGGTCGGCGGGTAGCGACGAGGCGACCGTCGCAGAACCCTTGCTCCCGCTGTTTACCATGTTCACCGTCCTGCTTACGCTCGGCTTCTTCGCGCCAGCGGTCGTCGAACGACGGGCCAGTGGGGCGCTCAAAGTCGTTCTTGGGCTGCCCGTCTCCCGCGGAACCGTCGTCTTCGGGACCTTCCTCGGCCGCAGCATCGTCATCTGTGGCGCCCTGTTTGCGGCCTTTCTCGCAGCCGTCCCCGTCGCGCTGGTTCAGGGTGTTCCCCTCGACCCCGTCGGGTTCGTCGGCGCACTCCTCTTGCTCTCGCTGCTCGGCGTGACGTTTACCGCCCTCTCGATCGGACTCTCTGCGATCTCTCGGACGACGACCCGAGCGACTGCGGGCGCGATGGGGCTGTTCTTGCTCTTTTACTTCCAGCTCTGGACGGCGGTTCCCCAGGCGCTGTTGTACGCTCGCCACGGCTTCTCGATGCCCGACGCGTCGCCGGAGTGGGTCACCTTCGTCGAGGCGCTCAACCCTGTGGCCGCCTACACGCACCTGGTTTCCGGGCTCTTCGAAGACGTCAGTCCAGGGACGCTCGTCCAGCCGCCTGCGGAGCCCGCGTTCTACGAGCGGCCCGGCTTCGCGCTCGGAATCTTGCTCGGCTGGATCGTCGTCTCCGTCGGCCTTGGCTACCACCGGTTCCGGTCGGCCGATCTCTGA
- a CDS encoding ABC transporter ATP-binding protein, translating into MAAIELRGVTKRYVSYGLLGNRSVTALRDVDLSVREGEVFGFLGPNGAGKSTTIDILLGYTQPTDGSIELLGYDVPGEGVAARSRVGVLPDGFGPIGERTGREHVEFAIEAKGADDDPDELIERVGMRGPDAYPVAQYSKGMAQRLMLAVALVGEPDLLVLDEPSTGLDPNGARRMREIVREENERGATVFFSSHIMEQVEAVCDRVGILDGGTLVAVDTIDALRDSAGGSATLEIELSGDAALPEPTLDRIRTIEGVAGVTAEGTTVVVTCNDAAKAPAIAAVHDSPATVTNVETGETSLDDLFERYTRGVAQ; encoded by the coding sequence ATGGCCGCCATCGAACTCCGCGGCGTCACCAAGCGCTACGTCAGCTACGGGCTCTTGGGAAACCGCTCGGTCACCGCTCTGCGCGACGTCGACCTCTCCGTTCGCGAGGGCGAGGTTTTCGGCTTTCTGGGTCCCAACGGCGCCGGGAAGTCGACCACGATTGACATCCTGCTCGGCTACACGCAGCCGACCGACGGCTCGATCGAACTGCTCGGCTACGACGTTCCCGGCGAGGGCGTCGCGGCCAGAAGTCGGGTCGGCGTCCTCCCCGACGGCTTCGGTCCGATCGGGGAGCGAACTGGCCGCGAGCACGTCGAGTTCGCGATCGAAGCGAAAGGGGCCGACGACGACCCCGACGAGCTCATCGAGCGCGTCGGCATGCGCGGGCCCGACGCCTACCCCGTCGCGCAGTACTCGAAGGGGATGGCCCAGCGGCTCATGCTCGCAGTCGCGCTCGTCGGCGAGCCCGATCTCCTCGTGCTCGACGAGCCCTCGACTGGACTCGACCCGAACGGCGCCCGCCGGATGCGCGAGATCGTCCGCGAGGAGAACGAGCGCGGTGCAACGGTGTTCTTCTCGAGTCACATCATGGAGCAAGTCGAGGCTGTCTGCGACCGCGTCGGCATTTTGGACGGCGGAACGCTTGTCGCCGTCGACACGATCGACGCCCTTCGCGACTCGGCCGGCGGTTCCGCGACGCTCGAGATCGAACTTTCGGGTGACGCGGCGCTTCCCGAACCCACTCTCGACCGAATCCGCACCATCGAGGGCGTCGCCGGCGTTACGGCCGAGGGAACGACCGTCGTCGTCACCTGCAACGATGCCGCGAAAGCACCCGCCATCGCCGCTGTCCACGACTCGCCGGCGACGGTGACGAACGTCGAGACTGGGGAGACCTCCCTCGACGACCTCTTCGAGCGGTACACGCGAGGTGTCGCCCAGTGA